In the genome of Octopus sinensis unplaced genomic scaffold, ASM634580v1 Contig17257, whole genome shotgun sequence, the window GTGCATCTGGAGTGAAGCATTCAGCTTGCAGTAACCCGCTTCCAGTCTACGACGCTTATCTAGGTCGACCGTGTAGATGACAAATTTGGATTACGTGTGACTGAACATTTTGAAATATGGATCACCTATGCTATCATTATCAACTGCCCTACAGAATACTTTATCCAGATACGAACCTAGACGACCTGATGTGGTTTGCCTATGTCCACATTGGCTTtagattaaaattattataaaactagcagtatcgcccggcgttgctcgggtttgtaagggaaataactataaagcatttttagagagttatagccaaaaaatagcaaaaaaaaggggaaaaaaattatggtaaatttttttgagttaaaaaggtcgagttgcgttccctagacagtctgtggtttgtgtttctgattctcgaccccatgtcgaatttatcgattattttcagaactgggggaacttttcaaaattttcgctgcgttagttttgaattatgacattgggctatgtgtgtgtcaagtttcctcagaatcggttgaaagccgtggtcacggtgagggtacaacctaacagacacacagaaacacacacagacaaactgccgtttatatagagagagataaatgcatcttgtaataatttttttaaataatatatgaattcCAAATTTTTAAATGATCTTCTGTACTTTGTGGATAATTATGCCTTAATGATTCagacgtggaggcacatggcccagtgttaagagcagcggactcgcggtcgagggatcgtgggttcgaatctcagaccgggcgatgtgtgtgtttatgagcgaaacacctaagctccacgcggctccagcagaaggtaatggcgaacttctgctgacactttcgccacaactttcactctttcttcctgcatcttgcagttcacctgggacggaccggcatcccgtccaggtggggaacctatacgccaagaaaaccgggaaaccggccctaatgatcCAGGCGGGgttcgaaaaggaacaaacaatgatACAGATGGACAAACGTTGTAGCAACTCTCCTGGGATTTCGGACTAGATGTGAAGGGatgaaggaaaatattaaaagacATTATGTGTCCGGAGTTATATGATTATGCTTGCTTCTGTATTTGgtgatcaatttttaaaaaatcataactaataaaagatagaaattatatataacagTCCCAATTTAATTTTGTAGAAGGAAGAAAAATAGGAGGCttgaatattcattttttttttctatgactaCAGCGGACTCATTAGACTGAAGTTACTTCAGGGCATTAAATAAACAGATGTGACTTCAGATGGAGATTGAAACTAAAACGTCATTCTCAGTTTGTGAATTTAATTAATCTTCTAAACATACCTTTCACCACtgaagaataaaagcaaaataatccAATTTCATTTGAAAAGTTATCGCGTTCAAATAGCATCTTCGTTGTTCCTTTTCAGATTTAAATTGTTGGTGCTCCGTACGCAAGAACTTCAACTCCCACTTCTCTGTTCTTTCAGTTTATTAGTTGGTGAAATTATTTCAATATGTGAACCATTCCGTTAAGTTTAGCCATTTGTAGTTATAGGGGTgttaaattgaaaaaaagaaaattaaatcaaaattaatttattacCCCCCTCAAAATCACACCCTTCAGTTTGAGACTGTCTTCGAACATACGATCACCATTGGCTAACATGGAGTAGTATAAGAGTGAGAGTAGgaggagaataaaaatattacTATTTGTAGCAAGGCCAAGAGCAAAACCACCGTCTTGTTTATTGACTCCACTTTGAACGGTACAGAAACAGCGCGACAACAATGGTAAATTTGCAACGGTTTATTTCTAGTCTGCCTCTCCAAATTTATAGGAAATCCAGTTTTGAATATAATAACCTTTATtcacatttacaaaatattttgtgcatatttATTAGTGAAATTCTTTTCTTGCTTTCGCAATGTTTATttagttgctattatgttaaactgtcgtacgTCTAAATTTAGCCAAATACGTTttattcagtatttatttttatttgcaatagccggttcttttggtcgaAATATCAGGATCTCTAGTTGCTTCAGATGGCAAGATatcgaaaattgtcaaagtgtagtacaacggttttccTGTGGAATGATgaaacttcttttttccttttgaaaaagCAGCGGTTGGGACTTTCGAcccttttgcataatagcaacaaatattgaatttttaaaatagaattttcaTCTAGATTTCAAAGCAATATGTGACAGCCAAAAGTTGCCATGTAACAACATACGACATTACATGAAGAACGAACGTATAGAAAACTCTAAAagcatttacataaaaaaaaacctctttGATTTTTAGTTAGTATGTCgttaagaatttttttaaattagtgATTTGATCTAGAGCTACATAACGGCAACCGTGAGAACTTAGAGAAAAACTCTTCAAAGTTTACAACGAAGGAATATAGACTTATACAATCCCTCTTCATTAGAAAAATTACTCCTCTATTCGCATCCCTTGCTTATAATTAACCCATTAAGAATTTTTGTATTAGAAAactgcatttaattttaattcgGTCTACATTAACCATTTTCTAGTCTTCACAAAATTGTATTTAgaactatataaaaaaatattaaatacaattttgaatttaaattgttTGTCAtaatttactattttcatttatttaatatagtCTCTATTGAGAAACTGCAATATTTTCTGGGTATGTTTTCCGTGTCTGCCGTATAGCTTTTACCGTTAACACGTCAGGTCTCTAGACTCATTTTTACGTTTTATCCCAGGGTCCCAATTTGATATCCTAATTTTGACATGAGCGGCGTAATATTTTTACACTATACTGAGGCAAGGATTGCAGTGTTAGATACCCACCTCCCACCGGAGAGTCGTTTGGTACCCGAGTTCATATCACATCTTAGATACCACACCGTGTCAATTAAAAATTTTAGCTCTTCTATTGGAAGATCTCGAAATTCTTTTTTTCAGAAAGAACTATTTTGATTTCCAtggcaagtaaaatatttttttatttctattggataattttttttttttttttcaaaagaattaGCTATTTTTGTTTGAGACTTTTGTcattgaatctttttttttcatggtgaaatcagaagaaaaacgaaaaatataagTCTATTAAATTCTCTTAGCAAAAGTACAAATCAAAGAAATCGGAACATACCAGCTTTAAGAAAGCCcatgacaaagagaaaaaaaacccacaccGCTGGTAGGAGTCGCTAACAGCACAGGCAGGACGTCTGGGAGCCAACGTGTTAACGGAACTTCGGTTATCACGCTATCGAAATATGTAACTTGTAAGTGGTTATTTCGGTGTCTTTTGTGACCAACTTAGGCTCTCTAATTAAGGGGATAAAGTGAGTAATTTTTGATTTCTCGTTATTTTCTCATCTGTTTGAAATCATTCCATTGTAAGTACTGCGTCATTATGTATTACAACATTATATTTAGGCGTAAatgaagtggcgagctggcagaaactttagcacgcctggcgaaatgcgtagccgtatttcgtctgccgttacattctgagttcaaattccgtcggggtcgactttgcctttcatcctttcggggtcgataaattaagtaccagttattcactggattcgatataatcgacttgatccatttgtctgtccttgtgtgtcctctgtgtttagccccttgtggttagtaaagaaatatatatttaggcgTAAAAATTGGCCAGTGTAGTTAAGTCTGAAACTTAATCCGGAGATAGTTTGTtttcaagaatttttttcctctacGATAACCTAATTGTGAttgaagttaataaaataactagCTAATTTTTAACAATAGATATTCTAGTCTCTGCTGGATTACAAGTTGATTTTTTCACAcgctaatttgataattttcaagttTGAAAAATGTCTAAAATAGTGTAAAAGGAGTGATTAATTTCAATCCCACTTTAACTACCTCGTGTGTAAATCTCTCAGGAAGAGATACCCCAGCAGATCGTAAAGAAACTGTAGAGAATATTTTATCTTTAGTCGAGTTTcgttattttcatatgtattgtTTTCCTTTGATCGCCTTTCATTTGACCGAGGTATTgaaattcttttagtttttgatCTTTCTGGTGTCTAAGGATGAATATTGATGTACGAGTCTGTTTTCGAATGAGATTCTGGAGCAGTGAAGAGGCAGATTTATCTTATTTTGGCTTACTCATTTGGCTCCAgccaaatttgttttatatactcAGAACTGCAATAATTGTCTAAAATGttagattattttttaaagaatttagggAAGGTCATTCGCTTAACTGATATAGTTTTCGTAAGGGAgcgcacattaaaaaaaaatattgtcattGTGCACTTTCCCTTACAGTTTACTTGACGGGCGTCCACATGGCCACCGCTAAATCCATTTCCGTTTACTAGATTGACCCACAGCTATACTGGAAGAAACTGTCTCGATGTAAAGTGGTGTTGAAATGAAGTAGAACGGAATACTTACATTAAACATGAaggttgttttaaaatatttgtgtgcTTAATTagatttgaatttataaatattgtgcTATTATCTCCTGTGGTATAATGGTTTAGTTCTGACAActcatttcagttattttaatttCTCCAAAAAGACCATTTTAAAGGTTCTTATGTAGCTCTGCATGGCTCTTGAAACCTCACGAAACCTTGTTGGCGAAAATTTGTGTTAAAAATGCGCTTCAGTTACCATTTCTCTCTTTTCCAAATTTAGAGTTCGCGTGATATAAACATTTTGTTAATCAATAGGGTATGATCGGaaggaatttgactgctatttctaacaggcagTACACCACGGCGATGCTCCCTTTTGGGCTCAACTCTCACTTTTGTCCGATTTCTCTAGCTTGTAAAATAATTCTAttatacaacttttttttttcagagagaaTGTATCAGCGTTCACATAGGACAAGCAGGCGTCCAAATAGGTAACGCCTGTTGGGAGCTCTATTGCCTTGAACATGGAATCCAACAAAATGGTCAAGTATCATTTGAATCTTCTGGTGTTAATGATTCGTCTAGCACGTTCTTTCATGAGATAGGCTCTGGGAAACGTGTCCCCAGAGCCATATTCGTCGATTTGGAGCCCTCAGTTATCGGTAAGTATAAACGTTTCAAAAttgtatttacaaaaataaattaaacaaggaATTGCCCTGTCGCGCATTTAATGTTCTGGTTAATCAATCTTCTATGTTTTTCTGTGTTGGAAAAAAAACTTGATTTGTGATGAAGCAGTGGTTCCTTTTTTACTGCTATATTTCCGAACGCCGTTTTCTtgaatattggaaaatatttcaaaattctgttGTACAACAGAACTGATCACGGCAGTAAAATGTGTCGACTATAAAATCGGTTAAATGTGAGTTGAATAGTAAGTGTTTATGTATCCGGTATTTGAATGTAAATATTGTTAGCAGTATATTCTGAGGAATGTCGTACATGGAAGTATTTTGTTGAACTGATAAAGCAAGTAACTGTTTGAGAATCTCTACATTCATACTCCTCTAATATAAGAAaactcttttaatttttatattgccATTTGATATATTATTGCTCAAAATCTTATTTTCCAGATGAAATACGCGTTGGAAAATACAGCCAGTTATTTCACCCGAACCAACTCATCAGTGGTAAAGAGGATGCAGCCAACAATTACGCCAGGGGCCACTATACCGTTGGCAAGGAAATCATTGATTCGGTCTGTGACCAAATTCATAAAGTAACTGAACAATGCTCTGGCCTCCAGGGCTTCTTGATTTTTCATAGTTTCGGTGGCGGCACCGGTTCTGGTTTTACGTCTCTGCTAATGGAGCGCCTGAGTGTTGACTTTGGTAAAAAGACAAAGCTTCAATTTTCAGTCTATCCGGCACCACGAATTTCTACAGCTGTAGTAGAACCGTACAATTCCGTCTTAACCACTCATACCACTCTAGAGCATTGTGACTGCGCTTTCATGGTCGACAATGAAGCAATTTATGATATCTGTAAAAGGCATTTAGATGTTGGGTATCCAAGATACATCAACCTTAATCGTCCAATTGCTCAGGTAGTGAGCTCTATTACTGCTTCTCTAAGGTTTGATGGGTCCCTTAATGTTGATTTAACCGAGTTTCAAACCAACCTGGTACCTTATCCGCGTATTCATTTCCCATTGATTTCGTATGCACCAATAATATCGGTTGAGAAAGCGTACCACGAGCAGTTAAATGTTTCTGAAATAACAAACGCGTGCTTTGAAACCGGTAATCAGATGGTTAAATGTGACCCTCGCCGTGGGAAGTACATGGCTTGTTGTCTGTTGTACCGAGGCGATGTGGTCTCGAAAGATGTTAACGCTGCTATTGCAGCAATTAAAATGAAGAAAGACATTCAGTTTGTGGATTGGTGCCCAACAGGGTTTAAAGTTGGTATCAATTCCCAACGCCCAACTGTTATCCCTGGGGGAGACATGGCTGAGGTCCAACGGGCCGTGTGTATGCTGAACAATACGACAGCTATTGCTGAAGCTTGGGCCCGTCTAAATTATAAATTTGACTTAATGTATGCCAAGCGAGCTTTTGTTCATTGGTATGTTGGTGAAGGTATGGAGGAAGGTGAGTTTTCGGAAGCGCGCGAAGATTTGGCTGCGCTGGAAAAAGATTATGAAGAAGTTGGTATTGACACAGCTGAAACGGGAGATGAGATTGAAGAATactaaatcttaaattttattagaaatggtgggtcttatatatacatacacacacgtgtgtagtcTTCCAATATTAATTTAACCTAACGAATTAGtttttgaaatatcaaaattGCGTTGTTTTCCTGTTTGTGTTGCATACTAAACATAAAGAATTGCTTTtcgaaataacattttttttttcgaatttctttgaaataataaaaGCTTATCGCAATCAATTGACATCTTTCTCTAATTCTTGAATAGATTTTGTCTTCGTATTTGGAATCAATCAAGTATCCAGATACTGGGACACATTTTGTAAGTCAACGGTAACTATTTTTGCTGTAAGGCTCAGCAAGTCTGGGGAGagtggttagtcgattatatcgaccgcggTAGCTCttcttgtacatattttatcaaccctgaacggATGAGCAGTGTTTTAAGCTTGGAGCGTAAAGACTAACAACATTCCGTTAGGCATTTTTCCGGTacggtaacaattctgctagcgtGCCTCCTTTAATTTTATTACTATGGGCACCAGGTCTGAAATTCCTTTTAGGAGGCTTGGCGATTACATCGACAGAAATGCTCAAGTGCTACTTACTTTACCGACCGCCAgaagatgaaaagcgaagttgaccttggcagaatttaaactctttactctctttttgcttgtcatttgactgtggccatactggagcaccgcctttagtcgagcaaatagaccccaagatttgttctttgtaagcctagtacttattctattggtctctttttgccggaccgctaagttacggggacgcatcggttctcaagtgatgtgggacacacacatactacgggcttctttcaggttccgtctacaaaatctattcccaatgctttggtcagcctgaagctatagacacttgcccaaggtgccacgcagtgaaactgaacccggaaccatgtggttggtaagcaagctacttaaccacacagccactcctacgcctaactgAGGACGTAGTTTCGAAACGCCACTAAGCTTTAgccattaagcattttttttttcagtgtgtaAATGACATAAATATCCTTGTCATCtgtattagactgtggccatgctggggcaccggcttgaAGAGTTTCAGTCGAATGACTTTATCCCAGGACTAATTTcccttttttaaacctggtacttattctatcgaactctttttGCCTGACTGCTAAGCTATGGTGATGTACAcacaccaccggttgtcaagcggtagtgacacacacgacaggcttctttacgtttccctccaccaaatccactcgaaGCGTTGGTCGGCCAGACTAtggtagaaggtacttgcccaaggtgctacttaATTGGACTGTACCCAAAGCCCTATGGTTAGGAAGCAGGTTTGGCCCACACATATAACTGTGTgccaatatatctatacatgtgtctatatgatATTTGTTATTGTCGTGCCCGTGTTTTCTTAATTTTGCGCCTATTGCCTATCCTGAGTGACTGTATAATAAGTAGCTTgcgtacgaaccacatggttccgggttcagtcccactgcggggcaccttgggcaagagtcttctactatagcctcggggcgaccaaagccttgtgagtggatttggtagacggaaactgaaagaagcccgtcgtatatatgtatatttacatgtaagtatgtttgtgtctgtttgtccccccaacatcacttgacaaccgatgctggtgtgttaacgtccccgtgacgtagactgatagaataagtacaaggcttacaaagaataagtcctggggtcgatttgctcgactaaaggcggtgctccagcatgaccacagtcacatgactgaaacgagttaGAGGAATATCTATATGACTATAATTTATGGCAAGACAGTTGGTTCTATGGGCATTTTGTCTCAAAAAATGTTAGTTTCATCACTGCTAATGTCTCTTCTGTCGATATTCCAAGATGATCCCCATCCAACGCTGATGCTTTGTCGCTGATGATGATCTCCGTAATCGTATCCTCTGCAATTTGCTTCTCGTTGATGCACAAGAGAAGTAATTtttctaacgtttcttatttctttactacccacaaggcgctacacacggggggggggagaaacaaggacagacaaagggatttaagtcgattatatcgacctcagtgcgtaactggtacttatttaatcgatcccgaaaggatgaaaaacaaagtcgacctcggcggaatgtgaactcagaacgtagcggcagacgaaatacctatttctttactacccacaagggcctaaacacagagaggacaaacaaggacagagaaacggattaagtcgattacatcgaccccagtgcgtaactggtacttattttatcgaccccgcattTACTCTGACACCTAAAAGAATTGGTGAAAGAATATGTGCTACTATTCGAGTGTGACAGCTACCTGAACTTTTTCTTGGTTTaactatcttttatcttatttttttatcttttatttcgtcagacattggactgcagccatgctgggacactgccttgaagggtttgcaATGATCAAGGACCCACCTATGCTACGCTCTTTATTCGAcctctctatgatgtatcacAATGAGATGGTGGATGTCGTGGATAGATGGTGAATATTTGCACATCACCAATGAAACCATTGACAAGTGACAACCAACCTATTTTCCAACACTGGCCGAAACTTTGACATCTGCATTTAGCAATGTTATGGGCCAGAAATTATCTATGTGGTTCATCCTGTTTGAACCCTTTCTCAGCAACGTTACCGCTCTTCGGCCCACAGAACTAGAAAATTTTCCGTTCTGTTACCTGATGCCAAGAGGTTTCCGAGCAAGTTTTGCAAGcaaaagtaaagctcgtagggtaaaccatcaaAATCAGACGCTTCATATCCCGTGCAGTTAATTATTGATTCCCGTATTTCTTGCAACACTTTGtctcccttgctgagagtcgcTCGAGTAGCATGCACCAATTATGGTCCACCAAAAACCGAACGGTGGTTTTGTTGCCACGTTGCACCTCCATCACTCGGTTCCATTTCGCAGCTTTCTCCTCTCGCGTCTCACAGCAGGCATCTAGATC includes:
- the LOC115231042 gene encoding tubulin alpha-8 chain-like, coding for MRECISVHIGQAGVQIGNACWELYCLEHGIQQNGQVSFESSGVNDSSSTFFHEIGSGKRVPRAIFVDLEPSVIDEIRVGKYSQLFHPNQLISGKEDAANNYARGHYTVGKEIIDSVCDQIHKVTEQCSGLQGFLIFHSFGGGTGSGFTSLLMERLSVDFGKKTKLQFSVYPAPRISTAVVEPYNSVLTTHTTLEHCDCAFMVDNEAIYDICKRHLDVGYPRYINLNRPIAQVVSSITASLRFDGSLNVDLTEFQTNLVPYPRIHFPLISYAPIISVEKAYHEQLNVSEITNACFETGNQMVKCDPRRGKYMACCLLYRGDVVSKDVNAAIAAIKMKKDIQFVDWCPTGFKVGINSQRPTVIPGGDMAEVQRAVCMLNNTTAIAEAWARLNYKFDLMYAKRAFVHWYVGEGMEEGEFSEAREDLAALEKDYEEVGIDTAETGDEIEEY